One Peromyscus eremicus chromosome 17, PerEre_H2_v1, whole genome shotgun sequence genomic window, cttccgagtACAttgaaggcatgagccaccacacccaattcaaattttttttttttgagacagggcttctttgtgtagccctggctgtcttggaactcactctgtagaccaggctagcttcaaactcgaagctctgcctgcctctgcctcccaagtgctaggattaaaggcatgagccaccactgcccagatggaaaactatttttaaaggatgAGAAATAGCATTCTAAATTTATTAGCAGCCTCTACCAATCCTAGCTTAAAGAAGGACTGACAGCCAAAAGATTGATCGTGGGGTAGACTTAGATATCCccttaaataaagaaaatgtttattaagGAAACAGTGGTAGGGCTATAGACTTCCTTCACTCTTTGTCTGGACAGTTTGTTACTTGGTTTGAAGTCACCCCAAGGTTCTGATTCttcgggagggagggagagaaaacagaCTAGCATGTGGCTACCAATTATACCCACTATAGCCTCAGCTCTGCCTACAACATTTCTCAACCATCATAACAATGATGCTAGTCACTTTTGTGTCTCTGTGATCACAATGCTGGTCAGAGGTAACTTAAGGGAGGtaagatttatttcagctcacggTTGCAGAGGGCTCAGTTCATCATGGCAGtggcaggggtggaggtgggggagagaggcAGGACATGGTGGAGGTGCTTGAATCATGACCATGTGAATACGTGGCTGAGGCTGTTCACATCACAGTAGACCAGGAAACAGAGCAAGATAAGAAGTAGGGGAAGTTAACACATCTCAAAGACCCGCCCCAGTAACCTACTTCCTTCAGATAGGCCCATCTCtgaaaggttccacaaccttccaaaataAGAACAGTAACATCCACTGAGGATTGGGTGGGGGTACAAAATATGAGCCTTGGAGGACCTCTCAGATTCAAATGATAACAGCAACCCAATGAGATATGTGGGTGCAATATTCCTATGCTATACCACAGACCATGCAGCAGATCTTAAGCATCCTTTGAAGGTCATACTGCGGTGCAAATCCAGACTTCATACTCTGAGTGCTTAATGGAACAGAAATAAGGGCCAAGTCCGGGTTGGTTCAGCCTTGTAGCTATTCCACACAAAAGGACATGATCTCACAAGGCTAGTTATAAACCCAAGTCCTGGATTTGTTATCAGTGGAGTTATCTGGGTCTATAGGAAGAGCTAACCATCTTAACCAAGCAAGGCAGGTATCTGTCATCTCCTACTGACAGACCACAGGTGGGCAAACACCGAGCAATTAATTGCCCTCTCTACTTATCCCAGCATGTATGTATAGTATACCACATATGCCCAGATGAGTGCCAATTATTTCCTGGTGGCCCAGGAGGAGACTAATTGCAGAGATGAGAAATTTGAGAGGTTCTCATTCAGGATTCTAAGAGATTCAGCTCTGCCTGGCAGCTCATTCATTCAGTCATCCCACAAATACTTATTAAACTCCCAATGCATggacaacatacacacacaatcttcTTGGTGTGTAACTATATACAGACATCCGCTACTAGTTTCTAAGAATTTCATACCAGTTTCTCCAGTTGGTTCCTGCTGCATGTTGTGAGTAACTGAGTTGATAATGTTAtgccatctacctatctatctatctatctatctatctatctatctatctatctatctacccattcatccatctgtcattatatcatatctatctatctatctatctatctatctatctatctatctatctatctatctattatctatctatcaatcaatcatctactTATCATCatatctatcatctctatctatTATATATCTTTccatctatcatatctatctagctatcatttatccatccatctatcatatctatctagctatctatccatctatcaacTGGCTATCTAActtactatttattcttttattttggcTTGCTATATACTTCACAGTCTCACTCCTTCGAAACCAAAGCTAGAGAAGTTCCTATCTTTGTGGACAGTCCCTTCACCTTCTTTTCCTGGCTCTAGCAGCCCAGACTAGAGGGGCCCCCACTATACATGGGGCTTTCTTTGTTCAATACGCTTGGAAGCACAAGTGAGCTCTGTATTGCCACCCTTTCTGCAGGGTAGCTGGGGCGCCTAGAAGCTACTCTCGCAGCCTTGCACAGCCCCAGGACCGCCCAAAGCACCAGCCATGAGCTTTGTTCCTCGAGCGTCTCGAGAAAAAACTTTGATTTCATGGGgatgattatttttattcttgccCACTCAAGGATGAAGCCCAAGGAACAAGAGGTTCCCCCTTTCAGAGGCATCACAATGGCTTACCTCCAGCCAAAcccatgggtttttgttttttgttatttctggGTTTGGTTGGGCCTCTCTTAGAAACCATTACTATACAACTTACTTAAAGAAAGAGCGGGAGGATTGGGTCTAAGAAACTCAGATGGGGAGGGGGTAGAGTTGAAGGGGGTGGGTGTGGAGCCCAGCAGCTGGGGCGGGGGGAGTATGTCATCAGAAAAAGTGGGACAAGAGCACATTAATGTCACCATGCAATCTGAATTGATTCCATTTTGTAGTGATGTTTTCAGTCTATTGCAAAGATGAAATATTCCAAGATTGACTTTTGGAGACACCTAAAGAATTGGGACTTTGCATGAAATTttcagaagaagaaagacaacacacacacacacacacacacacacacacacacacacacacaaagaaagaaagggaagggtgaCTTTTATCCTAAAGTCATTGTAAATCCAAAGCAGGCTTTTATCCTCCACAgttaaataagaaggaaagaaaaaaaatcacgaATACCAACATTTGAGGTACAAAGACTGTCATGGACCAGTGGAAGTTTGcaaaattatatgtaaatgaCGCCCCCCCCCTTTTTACTGTGTGGCCGTGTGCACTCCAAAGCTAATCCTAAAGAGAAAATCTACTTAGCAAAAGAAAGTTTTGTCTAATTTGGTTAACAGTTGAGAACTGACAAAAATGTTgaatatattaataatttatatttccaGGGTAACCCTATATCTTTAATGCTTCACTGCCAAGGGGAATTCAGAATGGCTTAATGCccgaggtgggagggagggctaCATTTGAAAGGCTTTCTTCATATTCTGTATCCAGCGCTGTTGAAAATGGGTGTAAGACATGTGTTGCAATAATGGGACCATCCATTCTCTCATTTCTGCATAATTCATTTTTATCCCATATTGCCCCGTGTGCACTTGCTGCCCAGGAAGGCCTCCTGCTTCCCTACGCGTTCACACTCCGGCTCTTACCAGTTTGTAGGGAGGAAGACAGTTCATGTTTCATAGACACATCATTTCAAGAACCTCCTCCCTGCAAGATCCTTACTAAAATGTAAAGATcccccccacccactcccacccccattgTATATACATTGCAATGTGATGAAAGGTTTTGTTTGCCTCTGTGGCATGAAGTTTAATGGTCTACAAACGACAGGTCATCCCATTTCATGACCTTGGTAAACAGAGTAGGTCAGACCTCTGGCAGGCCCTCCCTTAAACCTTGTGTGAGAAAGGAAATAAGTCAATTTACTACTCTCCAGCTAATCGGGGAGAAAAGTCACCTTACCCTCCTTCAGCTAAATGACTCTTAGAAACAGGAAAACGGTGCTACACAACattaaattatttgtttaaagGGCACCAACCTTAACAGGACCAGTATTCaaacgggggggggggaatcaatgatggaaaaaaaaaatcagttttcactCTCTGACCTGGCAGATGCTTTATTTTGCCTATTGATATAAAACAACATGGAAGTCAGTTTTTCTGTTTGGATCTTAGAAAAATGGGAGTGTGGTCTGCTATTTTAAATGTGCCATTATTTTGTGGACAAAGCCCACATCCCCTGGAAATGAAAACCACACGATTTCTCGAAGAATCACAGTCTTTTGCAAAACCACAAATGCCTGAAAAATAACCGGCCAAGTCCTCCTTGGACACATTTCTCACCACGCTCTGCACGGAGGGAGAGGAAAACCAAAATTTCCGCCTAGAGAAGGGCTGAACCTTTCTCCCCAGACCTGAGAGCTCCAACAGAGGACCCAGCTTTTGGATCCAGTGCCAGCGTCATCAGGGGAGTTCCGGGGGAATCGTGTCTTCCACCCAGATATGTGCTGGCTTCTGCTAGGCTCGCCTAGAGgcctccctccccgcccccgcAGCCGGGTGGATTGGTGCGTAAAAGGCAATGCCCTCTTCCCTGAATCCTCTGATGTCCGTGATTGTCATccgaaggaagaaaacaaactatGAATGTTGTTTCTAAGACATAACTTAGAATGTTATTTGCTtcactcactcttttttttttttttttttttttttttttttaacacagagacttactgaAGCTGTGAACTCAGCTACTCATTAGGTGGGCCTGGGGTTTGTGGTTTCCTAAAACAGTGGTTTGTGTGAGGTCGCCTTGAGGTAAGAAGGGCCTCCAGGTCCCAGGTAGCACAAGCTGGCCCAAACTAGGGGTTGTCTTTTGATTTGCATATTCTGAGAATCTAAGGCCCGGTTCCAGGCTTCTGCACTGGGTAGGGCGTGAGCACCCCAGGAGCCCTGTCTCCTACCCCTAAAGGACACCTCTAATGTCTGCTTAAGCTTCCATTtatcctccctctgcctcagacTCCGCAAAGgtcctcctcctctgccacaCTGTTGAATGTTATCATCTGGACTCCTAGCAGCTGCGTGTTTCCTTCCAAGACACTTGGAGTGGATGGTTTGTGGATGAGCAGAAGGTAACAAAGAACTCCATTTGTGGGTCTTTAGCACAAAGTATTTATTGTCGGGGAGGTCCTTCAGAAGGCTAATTGGCTCTTGGCGCTGTCCCATCCAGTTTTTGTTGGCACGCTATTTACACATGTACAACATATACAGGGTTTGTCTCAAGCCACCACCAAACCGCAAAGTAATCTAGGCAGTGGGTGGGTGTCAGAGCACGGGAGGGTGCTGGGGCGTGTGCAGGTTGAGGGCGTTGGGATGGGCATGGCCGATCAGATTGAGGTAATGCCGGTCCAGGCCCTGCATCGGAGCTAAGAAGGGGCTGTGCTGCTGCGCGGGGCTGGGGAGAGGTACCGGCGGCGCGCTGGACAAGTAAGACAGGGCTGGACTGCGGGCCGCGCCATGAGGCCAAGGCAGTGACCCCGGGGTAGCCCCCTGCGGGAACACCGTGGCCTCCCCCGGGCTGTGGCCTGCGAACTCTGGGCCCGCAGGATAGGAGAAATCCGGTTCCGGGAGCGAGAGCGGCGGGAAGGCGGGCTCCGAGCCCAGACGCGCCTTAGATTGCAGGAAGGCGAGGATGCGCGCGTACTTGGTGTCTTTGGTCTCCATCCGCTCCACTGTGGTGAGGTAATGCACCAGGTTTTTCATGCACTCGTGGTAACCGTAGTGGAAATAGTTGGCAAACTCTGCTAAAAGCTCTGCTGGGTTGGCAAGAAAGATggtaggaggaaggaaagaaaaagagaatgggtACATCCCTTCCCAGAAGGGTGGGGGACATTTCCATACGGTTTGGGCTAGATTGCCACCTGAGGCTCGCACTCTCCTCTCCTCGGTCTGGAAAAGCTCAAGCGGGAACCTCGGCTCCCTAGGAGCCTGACTACATCCCTGCACCCACCAAACCCCACCGGAGAAGAGCAATAGACCTGCATCTTTAGATGCTCCTCCTAGGCACCTAGCAGGTGCATTGTCAGGACAGGCCCAGGCTACTCCGCTCTAGCCGACCGCTCCAGGCCAGGACTCTCCTTCGCTCCCAGGCCCCAGGTCCCTGCGTGGCGCAAGCTCCCTGCCCAGGTTTCCTTTGCCCGAGTCAACGCCCACCTTTTTCCCTTCCCCGGGGAAAATCCGCAGAGTGCAGAGCTCGGAGGTACTGAACTGTCATCTCCAGGATCTCCGCCTTCTCCAGTTTCCCGGAACTCTGTAATAGGAGAAAGGAAGCTCGCGGTGGCCCACCCGTGGCAGAGCCACGCAGCTGCTGAGCCGCACTGTCTTCTGCAGAGGACCAGCCAGGACGATGCCCGCGCCAGAGCAGCAAGAGCTCAGGTCCCCGGAGAGGGGCCAGTTCCCTAAGGCCAGCCGTGGCTGCAGAGGCTTGGGGGCCCCACAGAGAGGGACAGTGGAGAGTTCCTAGCACCGCAAACGTTACCTGTTTCGCCAGGGCCATGGGGACTGTCTTGCCCAGCTCGTTCAAGCAGCGGTTGATTCGGTCCCTCCTCCGCTTTTCTATCACTTTATGAGAAACCGGGGTTCTCTGTAAACAGAAGTTTTTACGTTTAGGGTGACTTTGCCCAGGGAGTAATTCCAAGGCTGTGTGCCATAGGGGGTTCGCTAATTCGCCAACCCTCACCAGACCTGCCCGCCCTACTAGACCTAGAGAGCTCTGTTCCCTGGAGCCCGTGCAGGCTCGCTTGCCCTTTCAGCCTCCCTACACATCCCTGCCACTCAACCGAGCTAAGTGCCAGGGCTTTGAGGAGGTGGCCAACCAACCGTCTAGGGTGAGCGTCTCCTCAACTGAGgactctgctttctctgtctctgccccctttCCAACCCGCTTTGAATTCctccacacttaaaaaaaaaagtcctgtgtAGTATGGCACATCTTTGTCATCGATCCAGCCAGGTGGCCGGTTGGTGAGTCATACTCTTCCACCACCAGAGCGCAAGGACTCACTTTGCGTTCCTTGAGCCTGTCTGACATCCTGGTCTGCGTGCGCCCTCGGCAGAGGCGGTGGCGCGAGGCCCTGGTCCACGTTCCACCTCGTGTGCCTCTTTGAATGTCCCAGGTAGACTGCAGCCTCCCAGGTCCGAGGGGGCTGCCTTTATAAAGCAGTCATCTAAGGCTGCCAAGTGCATTCTCACGAGTTGAATTATTCCATAGGATTAGGGATTCTGCGTTTGGAGCATGTATGCATTCAAGGTCAGTTTTAAAGaagctaaggaaaaaaaaaaaaattagcagccGAGGGGGGCGAGCTGGGGGCAGATCAGCTTTGTTAATCCACGTGGCTCTTCAAAAGACACGTGATCCGTCGGGGAATAGCATTTGCATGGGAACAGCCACCTCGGGAAAAGGAAGCGAGAAACTGGAGCCGGAGGAGCCTCGAGCGCCTGCAGCCATAGCAGGCGCACAGTGCAGGGGCGCAGTGGCTGCGGGCACCGGGGGGCGAGGACCCTCACAAAACAGTGTCGCTTCCTTTAGTCCCACCGCTGAGTCTCACACGATCGCTGTTTACAAATCCCAGCAAGCCCGCCGTCCCAGCGCCGAGTGCGTTTTAAAGCCTGTCCAGAGTCATTAAAGTAATTAAGTAAGCCTTTAATAGGCTGTTCCGCCGGGTTCAAGGGAGAGCTCCTGGAGACGGAGGCGCCCCGTTTGTTCCCAGGCTTTTCTCACACGACTTGGTGACACGTCCATCTCCCCCCTTTTTGTTTACACCGCTTTATTTGTCCGGACATCCCGGCAGGTGTGGGGCTGCGGCTGGCACACGAGGCTCCCGGCTCGCTTCGCCCCTCCCGCGGGCCTTTGGCACGCGACTCTCCCCCCTAGTCCCTGACCAAGTCgtctgcttctttcttttctcccccctcccccggctCTCTTTTCccggggaggaggggggagatgCTCAATTTGTAGCCTATTATCCTATAGGAAAATGTCCATTGAAAAGTATGAATAGTTTCATTGGGCTAAATTTTAATAATGCCAGGGATGGGGTGGAGGAGaaacaggcgtgtgtgtgtgtgtgtgtgtgtgtgtgtgtgtgtgtgtgtgtgtgtgaggggggtgggaggattGGGGGGCAACACGGAGGAGAGTGGGTCgagaagaaaagggggaatgCAGCTGGCCCAGGCGAGCATTATGCGACGTCACCTGCGTGAGGGGGCGCCTACAGACCCCTATTCATTTGCCTAATTTTGGTCAATTTAACAAACTTCAGGAGAAATTATTGTGGCTTTGTCAGGGAGGGTGAAGCCTTCTGATCGAATTAACAGCATGTTTTGATCCGGTAAATGTCATTAGAAAGGGAGAAACAATCACGCTTAGAGGGCTCTGGGTAATGCGCCCAAGTGGAGACGCCAAAGCGCACGGCTCACAAAGGAAGCAAGTAGCTGCCACAGGGAACTTTTGTACCCGCCCATCGCCCAAGTTTTGACACAAAAAGGCATTATTTCATACTTGAATACATTTAATCCAACGATTGTCTATTTTTTgcaaacatattttcacagcattgtTAACTTTTTATGTCCCCCTCTCGCGGGCGCCTTTCTTAACGTTTGGGGGCGGGAGAGCGCAGACACTTTGGGCATCAATATTTGTCACTGAAAAGGGCCCCGTGAAGTTAGGGAAGTTGATCTCTTTTTTATGGTTTTAGAAAGCGAAAATAtcggggggaggaggagggagggaagacagggacAGAAACCCAGAAGGAAATTTGCTGGACGGGCCCAATGGGAAGGAGGGGGTGGTGGCTCCTGGGAACTCTCCGCCCGCTGCGCCTCTGCCTAGAGCCTGATCCGCAGCCCCAGGCCTCTACCCACCAACCTCTGGATGCCGCCTCCGggagtgtgtggtggtggggtcggtgtgtgtgtgtgtgtgtgtgtgtgtgtgtgtgtgtgtgtgtgtgtgaactttcctgcagatgaaaacaataaaataatcttgaaaaCAATAAAAGTGATCTTTGTCTTATGACTTATTCCAGAGCCACTGAGTTCTCGCCTGTTCCTAGTCTTTCTCCGCTGGGAACAAGAAGAACCTTCCTTCCGGTGTCTCTCCAGTCCTTTTGCCCCACACCACTAATTGCTAGACAACAGCAGGCCGGAGGCTTATCCCTTTGGATGAGTCCTTGCCAGAGGTGGGTAGCGTGGATCCCTGCTTCCTGGCAGCACCTGGGAAGCTCCAGGGCGCAGAGCCTCTAGGAAGCAGCCGCCAACTCCCTGGTGCCTGGAGGCTGTGGGAATCAGTCCGCACCCAGCACACTAGGGAGCCCCAGTTTTGGTCGtcggtttttgttgtttgttggttttctttttctttttcgacTTCCTTCATGTCAGATCGGATGGGACCCGCCGGACCTTCTAGCAGGTTGCTTTGCCAGCCGCGTGCTCTCTTTAGGGTTGTCCGTCTTAGTATATCCACTGGCACACAAAGGGATTAAACAGGAACCCTTATCGTCCAAATCAGCTAACTTGAATGGGTAAAAGGGAGCGCGCACTTctcgcctcccccccccctttttgccAGCCGACTGGGAGTTGATCCTCTTACTGCTGGTGttaactccagctgcaggcaCGTTCCTCAAGCCAAATTTCATTCCATGCAAGCTGTTTAATTTTTCCTGGCTTGATGTCGGCCAGGGACGGTTTGCCCAGAACTAAAAGTTCCTTCTTGGGGTGGTTGAGCTGGGGGTGGAGTGAGGTGGATGGGTGCAGAACCTGAGCACAGGTGCGGTGTTCGCCCTGGGCTTAGTGGTTGCTACCTGAGAGGTCCTAACGTCTCTGCGTTGTGATTGGGGAAAGGATGCATTTTTGCTCGTCCTTGCGGCATGTCTGAACCACATTCCCTGAAAAAGGGGGCGCCTCACTGACTGTCGCTTTTACTGTCTGTCTTGGGGGTGCTCATCAAGGCTCCCTGGGTCTTGAGGTGGTTTCCACTCAAGATGAGAGCCGAGTGGTGATGAGCAGTGTCTGGGGAGCCAAATAGCCTGTTCAAACACCAGCTACACTCCTGCCCACAGAGCCAGACACCGGGTGAGGCTGAGTCTCAGCTGTGCCTCAGTTTTactcttctgtaaaatggagacagCATCGTGTCTACTATGCTGCAAGGCTGTCACTGGGTGAAATAAGGGAACAGAGACAAGGCGCTCAAGGAGGCCTAATTACtccgtttatttttatttttttttgccagtaGATTCTTCTGCGGTGGCTTTTCTATTTTAGCAGAACTGTAGGTGTTCACTGTTAAGAACTTTCACTCACTTCGTAGTggacttctctttctcctcctcttcctcctcttcttcctcctccttctccaaaaGCATTGCTGTCCCTGAAAAACCCAGACTTCTCCTAAAATCGTTAAATTTAGCCTGTTAGGTAAATGAATGTGGAGGTGGCCTTCGGGCTCCCCTCTCACAGACTGGCATCACCCAGTGCTCTCTGGCCAGTTCTTCCTGTGTGCATGTaagactgggggaggggaagagttcCAAGACTACAGATATGTCAACACAGTCATTCAGAAATGAGCGAGGTATCCCGCCAAGAAGGGCGGACATCTGCAGAAAGTCAGACCACTGGTCAAAGGATACATGTTTACAGTTAGAGGGGGAAGAAAGGTTCAACAGGTAACTGTGGTTCGTGTTGATACATTGTATATTTGAAAGTaccagggcagtggttctcaacctggggatCGCTACCCCCAACGTGGTCCAATGATCCTTTcccaggggttgcctaagaccatcagaaaacacagatatttacattacaatttacaacagcaaaattacaggtatggagtagcaagaaaaataattttatggttggaggtcaccacatgTGAGGGACCGtattacagggtcacagcattaggaaggctgagaaccactgttctaaggaAATACATATTTAATGTCTGTATCACAAAATTATAGCCATGCTTGGTGATGTATTGCTAATTACATGGACCAATTCTCTGGTGTGTACAGTTATCCTACTGTATCTGAGGACTCTATATCCAACCATGAGGAGGGTTAAGatgttaggggtgggacttgtcCATACTGAGCATGTCTAGAGACTTATTTTGTTGGGGGTTTATTCCATAAACCATCTAGTGTAACATCCATTTGCACAATGTTATATTGTATTGTGTAGTCTAAGTAATCAGTCTAGAGAGGATTTAAAGTATATAGGaggtatcttagggtttctgtcttggtgaagagacaccatggccacagcaactcttataaaggaaaaaaacccatttattggggtggcttacattttcagaggtttagtccattatcatcatgatgcgacatggtggcatgcaggcagacatggtgctggagaagtagttgagattcctacatcttgacttgaaggcaacaggaagtggtctcagacaccggg contains:
- the Helt gene encoding hairy and enhancer of split-related protein HELT isoform X1 encodes the protein MSDRLKERKRTPVSHKVIEKRRRDRINRCLNELGKTVPMALAKQSSGKLEKAEILEMTVQYLRALHSADFPRGREKAELLAEFANYFHYGYHECMKNLVHYLTTVERMETKDTKYARILAFLQSKARLGSEPAFPPLSLPEPDFSYPAGPEFAGHSPGEATVFPQGATPGSLPWPHGAARSPALSYLSSAPPVPLPSPAQQHSPFLAPMQGLDRHYLNLIGHAHPNALNLHTPQHPPVL
- the Helt gene encoding hairy and enhancer of split-related protein HELT isoform X2, with amino-acid sequence MSDRLKERKRTPVSHKVIEKRRRDRINRCLNELGKTVPMALAKQSSGKLEKAEILEMTVQYLRALHSADFPRGREKELLAEFANYFHYGYHECMKNLVHYLTTVERMETKDTKYARILAFLQSKARLGSEPAFPPLSLPEPDFSYPAGPEFAGHSPGEATVFPQGATPGSLPWPHGAARSPALSYLSSAPPVPLPSPAQQHSPFLAPMQGLDRHYLNLIGHAHPNALNLHTPQHPPVL